The following are encoded together in the Zygosaccharomyces rouxii strain CBS732 chromosome C complete sequence genome:
- the PHO80 gene encoding Pho80p (similar to uniprot|P20052 Saccharomyces cerevisiae YOL001W PHO80 Cyclin negatively regulates phosphate metabolism Pho80p-Pho85p (cyclin-CDK complex) phosphorylates Pho4p and Swi5p deletion of PHO80 leads to aminoglycoside supersensitivity truncated form of PHO80 affects vacuole inheritance) has product MYDNDRVAPSVFTAPNAVVNVGNNNVQGPPTTGIRIDNVNDVPTVILPKRFSECSRTDLVILISRMLTFLIQMNDSSSTSALDSVTNLTKFHSKVPPGISVYNYLMRLTKYSSLDHCVLMAAVYYIDLVSSVYPTFTLNSLTVHRFLLTATTVASKGLCDSFCTNTHYAKVGGVHCSELNVLECELLRRINYRIIPRDDNIAWCNLESQHRHFVLDTQDGDDWTPILSNLSGNRNNSGYNVLDTYYNKIVQLVGSLKSTQDKSKLVNYTFANTLKPTNIHNNEGLNLNPSPSGNNDKMTTTCNNGIDNDNNDGSNSNSNSQIGLEQGTSSRKRNLDTDVYESGNESYGKDITGCENTLRNGDRGTSGNLNKRHFNRQKKDSD; this is encoded by the coding sequence ATGTATGACAACGATAGGGTGGCCCCGTCAGTTTTCACAGCGCCTAATGCCGTTGTCAATGTGggtaataataatgtaCAAGGGCCCCCCACTACTGGAATTAGAATAGATAACGTTAACGATGTACCCACTGTAATACTCCCGAAACGATTTTCTGAGTGTTCAAGAACAGATTTAgtaattttaatttcaagGATGTTAACTTTTCTCATACAAATGAatgattcatcatcaacttcaGCATTGGATAGTGTTACCAATTTGACGAAATTCCATTCAAAAGTACCACCAGGCATTTCGGTTTACAATTATTTGATGAGACTTACGAAATattcttcattagatcATTGCGTTCTTATGGCGGCAGTTTATTACATCGATTTGGTTTCAAGCGTTTACCCCACTTTTAcattaaattctttaacagTTCACAGATTTTTGCTAACAGCAACCACGGTAGCTAGTAAGGGTCTTTGTGATTCATTTTGTACCAATACACACTATGCGAAGGTTGGGGGTGTTCATTGCAGTGAATTAAATGTATTAGAGTGTGAATTACTGCGGCGAATCAATTACAGGATTATACCTAGGGATGATAATATTGCATGGTGTAACTTAGAATCCCAACATCGTCATTTTGTGTTAGATACTCAGGATGGTGATGATTGGACTCCAATTTTGTCTAACTTATCTGGTAATAGGAATAATAGTGGTTATAACGTTTTGGACACTTATTATAATAAAATAGTGCAATTGGTTGGttctttaaaatcaacTCAAgataaatccaaattggTAAACTATACATTCGCTAACACTTTAAAACCTACTAATATTCATAATAATGAAggtttaaatttaaatccttCCCCCAGTGGGAATAATGACAAGATGACGACGACTTGTAATAATGGtattgataatgataacaatgatggttctaattccaattctaattctcAAATAGGATTAGAACAGGGTACGTCCTCTCGTAAAAGAAATTTAGATACGGATGTTTATGAGAGTGGAAATGAATCTTACGGTAAGGATATAACGGGTTGTGAGAATACGCTTCGCAATGGTGATCGCGGGACCTCGGGTAATCTCAATAAAAGGCATTTTAATAGACAAAAAAAGGATTCTGATTGA
- the RRP6 gene encoding exosome nuclease subunit RRP6 (similar to uniprot|Q12149 Saccharomyces cerevisiae YOR001W RRP6 Exonuclease component of the nuclear exosome contributes to the quality-control system that retains and degrades aberrant mRNAs in the nucleus): protein MAEESNEQLLPKVVGTVRAAAALAAQDVDFYRSLDKGVAKSLDKTSNELVSMINSTLLCIDQNSRLLEGGKEKLEDSRKDFSNLMDNLFEKSDRSLDILRGRAPDRKGAALMYLDDAARSDMIPAKRILKPQVRFQRPIDNTETHPFKPLLENKPHALRPLSDCVRLVQADEDIPEHYPQPYEYEIENQEYNESILKIAEPIPSKPWDGSEPVWVDNKESLDSMLQDLKKSTEIAVDLEHHDYRSYYGIVCLMQVSTRQTDYLVDTLALRDDLVVLNEVFANPLIVKVFHGAFMDIIWLQRDLGLYIVSLFDTYHASRALGFPRHSLAYLLETFASFKTSKKYQLADWRVRPLSKAMSAYARADTHFLLNIYDQLRNKLIIENKLAGVLAESRNVAKRSFQYSKYRPKVPNSSVYSPVDRADGWKVLMNQYNIPLEKEILVKNLYEWRDTIARRDDESPRYVMPNQLLAYLVDYTPLDPTGVISVSPTVTDHVRTNAKALANLIVKSLQQIADAGSDIKVESVQHKDQHDLSQVLTVGQIESQVSQFHDLSKAFKGLSQGTNSSNSSSSIIFGNILHAPCGFVGYGRSLKKPVTDKQIEKRKLELSEALEFIDAETATTIQEEDRGSELTHEPADDKKVSENDESKKEEAKETEPEEDKNEIITLKKVKDRGKKSKRSNESEPEEPIDYKKSKKILETEKKSKSTKKRAFDPYAASNDAGNAPKPKKKRRMARGKSASFKR from the coding sequence ATGGCTGAAGAATCTAATGAACAACTGCTACCCAAGGTGGTTGGTACAGTAAGAGCTGCCGCAGCTTTGGCTGCCCAAGATGTGGACTTTTATCGTAGCCTTGATAAAGGAGTGGCTAAATCTCTGGATAAAACTTCAAATGAGCTGGTGAGCATGATTAATAGTACTCTTTTATGTATTGATCAAAACTCTAGGCTTTTAGAAGGAggtaaagaaaaattagaagacTCTCGTAAGGACTTTAGCAATTTGATGGACAATCTTTTCGAAAAGTCAGACCGGTCTTTGGATATCTTGAGAGGAAGAGCTCCTGATCGTAAAGGAGCAGCATTAATGTACTTAGACGATGCAGCAAGAAGTGATATGATTCCCGCGAAACGTATTCTGAAGCCCCAGGTCAGATTCCAAAGGCCGATTGACAATACAGAAACGCATCCATTCAAGCCGCTGTTGGAAAATAAACCCCATGCATTAAGACCGTTGTCAGACTGTGTTAGACTTGTTCaagctgatgaagatattcCTGAGCACTACCCTCAGCCTTATGAATACGAGATTGAAAATCAAGAATATAATGAAAGTATCCTAAAGATAGCGGAACCCATCCCCTCGAAACCTTGGGATGGAAGTGAACCAGTATGGGTGGATAATAAGGAATCATTAGACTCGATGTTACAAGACTTGAAAAAATCTACCGAAATTGCTGTTGATTTGGAGCATCATGATTATAGGTCTTATTATGGTATTGTATGTTTGATGCAAGTCAGCACGAGACAGACTGATTATTTGGTGGATACACTCGCTCTACGAGATGATTTGGTGGTTTTAAATGAAGTTTTTGCAAACCCCTTAATTGTGAAGGTTTTTCATGGTGCATTTATGGATATTATTTGGTTGCAGAGAGATTTAGGTCTCTATATAGTAAGTCTTTTTGACACCTATCATGCATCAAGGGCGCTTGGTTTCCCCAGACATAGCTTGGCATATCTGCTGGAAACATTCGCATCATTCAAGACATCTAAGAAATATCAACTGGCGGATTGGAGAGTTAGGCCTTTGTCTAAAGCCATGAGCGCCTATGCGAGAGCGGATACTCACTTCCTATTGAATATTTATGACCAGTTGAGGAATAAATTAATAATAGAAAACAAGCTCGCTGGTGTTTTAGCTGAATCGAGAAATGTTGCCAAGAGAAGTTTCCAGTATTCCAAGTACAGACCGAAAGTCCCCAATTCTTCTGTTTATTCACCTGTCGATAGAGCAGATGGGTGGAAAGTTTTGATGAATCAGTACAACATACCGCTGGAAAAGGAAATACTGGTTAAAAATTTATACGAATGGAGAGATACAATTGCTAGAAGAGATGATGAATCGCCTAGATACGTTATGCCTAATCAGCTTCTTGCATATCTGGTGGATTACACACCACTTGATCCTACTGGTGTAATCTCCGTGAGCCCCACTGTTACAGATCATGTAAGAACCAATGCTAAGGCGTTAGCTAATCTGATAGTCAAAAGTTTGCAACAGATTGCGGATGCGGGAAGTGATATCAAAGTCGAATCCGTGCAGCATAAGGACCAGCATGATTTGTCCCAAGTGTTGACAGTTGGTCAAATAGAATCACAGGTATCTCAATTTCATGATTTGTCTAAAGCCTTTAAGGGTTTGTCTCAAGGTACAAACTCTTCAAACTCTTCATCCTCTATAATATTCGGCAATATTTTACATGCTCCATGTGGATTTGTTGGATATGGTCGCAGTTTGAAGAAACCCGTAACTGAtaaacaaattgaaaaacgTAAGCTGGAACTATCAGAGGCACTCGAATTTATTGATGCTGAAACTGCAACGACAATCCAAGAAGAGGATCGTGGCTCAGAACTAACACATGAACCCGCTGATGATAAAAAGGTTTCAGAAAACGATGAATctaagaaggaagaagcCAAAGAAACTGAACCTGAGGAGGATAAGAATGAAATTATTACTCTTAAGAAAGTAAAGGACAGAGGTAAGAAATCGAAGAGATCTAATGAATCGGAACCAGAGGAACCCATTGATTACAAGAAATCTAAGAAAATATTAGAAACTGAAAAGAAGTCTAAATCAACTAAAAAGAGAGCATTCGATCCCTATGCCGCCAGCAATGATGCAGGAAATGCACCTAAacccaagaagaagagaagaatgGCCAGGGGTAAAAGCGCCTCTTTCAAGCGCTAA
- the YPT7 gene encoding Rab family GTPase YPT7 (highly similar to uniprot|P32939 Saccharomyces cerevisiae YML001W YPT7 Gtp-binding protein of the rab family required for homotypic fusion event in vacuole inheritance for endosome-endosome fusion and for fusion of endosomes to vacuoles when expressed from high copy plasmid GTP-binding protein rab family) codes for MSSRKKNILKVIILGDSGVGKTSLMHRYVNDKYSQQYKATIGADFLTKEVTVDDKVATMQVWDTAGQERFQSLGVAFYRGADCCVLVYDVTNAKSFENIKSWRDEFLVHANVLSPETFPFVILGNKVDVEESKKTVSVKSAQELAKSLGNVPLFLTSAKNAINVDTAFEEIARSALQQNQADADAFEEDFNDAINIQLDGEPSACSC; via the coding sequence ATGTCATCtagaaagaagaatatatTAAAGGTAATTATCCTCGGTGATTCTGGTGTGGGGAAAACATCTTTGATGCATCGTTATGTTAATGATAAATATTCTCAACAGTACAAGGCTACTATTGGTGCTGATTTTTTAACAAAAGAAGTTACTGTAGATGATAAAGTGGCTACGATGCAAGTTTGGGATACTGCTGGTCAGGAACGTTTCCAATCGCTTGGTGTTGCGTTTTATAGAGGTGCTGATTGTTGCGTATTAGTTTATGATGTGACCAATGCTAAATCctttgaaaatattaaaTCTTGgagagatgaatttttagtACATGCGAACGTTTTGTCTCCAGAAACCTTTCCCTTTGTTATCTTGGGTAATAAAGTAGATGTtgaagaatcaaagaaaactgTTAGTGTAAAATCTGCTCAAGAATTGGCGAAATCGTTGGGCAATGTACCACTTTTTTTAACGAGTGCTAAGAATGCAATTAATGTTGATACTGCTTTCGAAGAAATTGCAAGAAGTGCATTACAGCAAAACCAGGCGGATGCAGACGCATTCgaagaagatttcaatgatGCAATTAACATTCAACTGGATGGTGAACCAAGCGCTTGCAGTTGTTAA
- a CDS encoding pirin family protein (conserved hypothetical protein): MSESEKGRVTGINYLKVLIFTLVGLIAFQSCSYLTSNKDNKQLFSFLSGQEQNPKEPINYQFNDGIMSKSISVRSVLKNFIAIEQEEGVGARVRRSIGTMKMRRFPPFLMLDDFFVKPPAGFPDHPHHGQETITYNLKGMIAHEDFTGSKGVLFPGDLQFMTAGKGIVHSEIPVSLEDGSASNGLQLWVDLPAELKNCEPRYRDLRKKQTPEVKVNDNLTVRVISGKSYGVDSVQELAYTPVHFYHFITSKKGTEFAQEFPKDFNVFFYILKGSLAVNDQVFPEHSAVFFDTDGEGVAGTSVSDDAEFVLIGGKILDQEVLQHGPFVETSRERMIDVFRNYQYGMNGFENAHSWDSKIAGGISEAEARKLYKE, from the coding sequence atgtCTGAGAGTGAAAAGGGAAGGGTCACTGGAATAAATTATTTAAAGGTTTTGATTTTTACCTTGGTTGGTCTGATTGCTTTCCAAAGTTGTTCATATTTAACATCTAATAAAGACAACAAGCAGTTGTTCTCATTTCTATCAGGACAGGAACAAAATCCAAAGGAACCAAtaaattatcaatttaACGACGGTATAATGAGCAAGAGTATATCAGTGAGGTCAGTTCTAAAGAACTTTATTGCTATcgaacaagaagaaggtgtTGGCGCTCGAGTTAGAAGATCTATCGGTACCATGAAAATGAGAAGGTTTCCACCTTTTTTGATGCTGGATGATTTCTTTGTCAAGCCGCCCGCAGGTTTTCCTgatcatcctcatcatgGTCAAGAAACCATTACTTACAATCTTAAAGGTATGATTGCTCACGAAGATTTTACAGGTTCCAAGGGGGTTTTATTCCCAGGCGATTTACAATTCATGACTGCTGGTAAAGGTATTGTTCATTCCGAAATTCCAGTTAGTTTGGAAGACGGTAGTGCCAGTAACGGTTTACAATTATGGGTTGATTTGCCAgcagaattgaaaaattgtgaaCCTCGTTACAGAGATTTAAGAAAGAAGCAAACTCCAGAGGTCAAAGTTAACGACAATTTGACAGTTCGTGTTATCAGCGGTAAATCTTACGGTGTGGACTCTGTACAGGAGTTAGCTTACACTCCAGTGCATTTCTACCATTTCATTACCAGCAAAAAAGGTACTGAATTTGCTCAAGAATTCCCTAAGGACTTTAACGTTTTTTTCTACATATTGAAGGGTTCTCTGGCTGTTAATGACCAAGTCTTCCCAGAGCATAGCGCAGTATTTTTTGACACtgatggtgaaggtgtCGCTGGTACCTCTGTTTCTGATGATGCAGAGTTCGTTTTAATCGGTGGTAAAATCTTAGACCAAGAAGTGCTTCAACATGGTCCATTTGTTGAAACAAGCAGAGAACGTATGATTGACGTTTTTAGAAACTATCAATACGGTATGAATGGGTTCGAAAATGCTCACTCTTGGGACTCTAAGATCGCTGGTGGTATCTCAGAAGCAGAAGCCAGGAAATTATACAAGGAATGA
- the ALG6 gene encoding dolichyl-P-Glc:Man(9)GlcNAc(2)-PP-dolichol alpha-1,3-glucosyltransferase (highly similar to uniprot|Q12001 Saccharomyces cerevisiae YOR002W ALG6 Glucosyltransferase involved in transfer of oligosaccharides from dolichyl pyrophosphate to asparagine residues of proteins during N-linked protein glycosylation mutations in human ortholog are associated with disease): MPSKTSKKVEKAQADNTAEESFYASPLYDFLYPFKPVGSQWLPEYIIILFAVIIRCAIGLGPYSGQSVKPMHGDFEAQRHWLEITQHLPISQWYYFDLEYWGLDYPPLTAYHSYILGKLGSLINPDWFALNVSRGLESNDLKTYMRFTVILSEVIFYIPAVVYFTKWVGRHRGLSPVGQFIAAAAILFQPALMLIDHGHFQYNCVMLGFTVYAINSLMDEFYAPAAACFVLSICFKQMALYYSPIFFAYLLGRCVFKTGIRFPRFLSIAMATIATFLVMYIPLYIMGSGSQNVLQSVHRIFPFARGIFEDKVANFWCVTNIFVKYKQLFTQQQLQLYSLLATALGFLPAVVLVLLYPKKHLVPFALAACSMSFFLFSFQVHEKTILVPLLPITLLYTSTNWDVLSLVSWINNVGLFTLWPLLKKDGLALQYCVCFAFCNWLIGNFSFVTPTFLPKFLTPGPSVSSVDSNYRRRSLLPKSIIWKLIIVGSYISMGAIHVLDMFVAPPLNYPDLWVILNCTLGFGCFMLFWLWNYYKLFSLAGQSLQQL, from the coding sequence ATGCCCTCTAAAACATCGAAGAAGGTGGAAAAGGCTCAAGCTGATAATACAGCAGAGGAATCTTTCTACGCATCACCTCTTTACGATTTTTTGTATCCGTTCAAACCAGTAGGATCTCAATGGTTACCTGAGTATATCATCATCCTATTTGCTGTCATAATAAGGTGTGCCATTGGGTTGGGACCTTATTCAGGTCAATCGGTGAAACCAATGCATGGTGATTTTGAAGCTCAAAGGCATTGGTTAGAAATTACGCAACATTTACCCATTTCTCAATGGTATTATTTTGACTTAGAATATTGGGGGTTGGATTATCCACCTTTGACCGCCTACCACTCCTACATTCTAGGTAAATTAGGCTCCCTAATTAATCCGGATTGGTTTGCATTGAACGTTTCTAGAGGATTGGAATCTAATGATCTGAAGACCTACATGAGATTTACTGTAATTTTAAGTGAAGTTATATTTTATATCCCAGCTGTGGTATATTTTACGAAGTGGGTAGGTAGGCACAGAGGTCTAAGTCCTGTTGGTCAGTTTATTGCAGCTGCTGCCATTCTATTTCAACCTGCTTTGATGTTGATAGATCATGGTCATTTCCAGTACAACTGCGTGATGCTTGGTTTTACTGTTTATGCAATTAATAGCTTGATGGATGAATTTTATgcaccagcagcagcttGTTTTGTCCTTTCCATATGCTTCAAACAAATGGCTCTGTACTACTCACCTATTTTCTTTGCCTATTTATTAGGCAGATGCGTCTTTAAGACTGGTATTCGCTTCCCaagatttttatcaatagCCATGGCCACTATCGCCACATTTTTGGTAATGTACATTCCTTTATATATCATGGGTAGTGGATCACAAAATGTCTTACAGTCCGTTCAtcgaatttttccatttgcTAGAGGTATCTTTGAAGATAAGGTGGCCAACTTCTGGTGTGTGACGAACATCTTCGTGAAATACAAACAGTTATTCACGCAACAGCAATTGCAACTGTATTCCTTATTGGCTACTGCACTAGGATTTTTGCCAGCTGTAGTGCTTGTACTTCTATATCCTAAGAAACATCTTGTTCCTTTTGCACTAGCAGCATGTTCGATGTCattctttctcttcagCTTCCAAGTTCATGAAAAGACTATTTTGGTCCCACTTCTTCCAATTACTTTATTGTACACCTCCACTAATTGGGATGTTCTTTCATTGGTGAGCTGGATTAACAATGTGGGACTATTTACACTATGGCCACTTCTCAAGAAAGATGGATTAGCATTACAATACTGTGTTTGTTTTGCATTTTGCAATTGGTTAATTGGTAACTTCAGTTTTGTAACTCCAACATTTTTACCCAAGTTTTTAACCCCAGGGCCATCTGTGAGTAGTGTGGATAGCAATTATCGTCGCAGAAGTTTATTACCTAAGAGTATCATTTGGAAATTGATCATTGTTGGATCTTATATTTCCATGGGAGCTATTCATGTGCTAGACATGTTCGTAGCGCCACCCCTAAATTATCCTGATCTTTGGGTTATTTTAAATTGCAC